CGTTGATTGGACCAGTGTACCTTCGGCCTACAACATGAACCCCAGAAATTACAGAAACAACTGCAACAGCGGCAGCAAGTGACTGCACACTCTCCCCTGAAgcacagacagaaagcaTAACACGAGACTGGAAGACTAGGTAGAGCTCGTGCTGGCCAGCTCAGGTGGATAGAGACTGCTCCCTGCAGGTCGGTGCGtagggaggagacgcggcaACTGCAAGAGGTCGTTGTCGCTCTGAATGGTAGGGCGGTCATTTGAAAAAAgttttcactttcttctgcatTGTCTGGAAAATAAGAGCGGGAAAGGTATTTCACTTTTATTCCTGGGCGCATTCTAACTCAGGTCTCAGCTCAGTGTTTTATCCCCGCATTTGGTGGACTGTGCGTATTCGCCAGGCAGAGTAGCCGTCCTCGATGAAGAGGCCTGGATAACTCGAGAAGAGTACGCAGACACAGCCGCGATTCCTGCTCTAGGGAGACGCGCCCTGCGTCATGCGAACTTTGGATAGCGCACGCCTATCCCCTTTTCGCGAGAATTTGCAGGTGTCACTTCATAAAGACCTAACGCAAACTCGCGCCGCAGTGACCCGGCACTCGAGCACCCGGAAGTGTCAGAAGCGCATTTCGCTTCCCAGCGCTAAGCGAAAACGAGGGCATTTAAGGATTTGCACCCTCAAGGCACCACGTCGTTTTGGTGAATGATGAGGCAGGAACTCCGGACCGACGTTGCAGTTCGTTTGGCATCTGTAAATAGCAAAAAGCCCTCTGGGACTGTGACATTTCCACCAGTTTTGCTGCTTCAGTGGGTTGTGTTGTGCTTCCCTGGGTGAGGTAATCCTTATTCCGAAACCCGAGAGCAAACGATAGTATCCATGCATTTGAAGCCCTTAGGTTTTAAGTCTACCTGGTAATATCAAAATCCGTACTTCGAGGAAGGTCCAGAATCCTTTGAAACATCTTCATTGTTTGAAAAAATGAAACTTTTCTGACTGAATGCTTTCTCCAGCAACGAACGCAAACCAGTTCCTCAAAAGAAGTCCTGCTTCGATTCACCTGGGTCTGCGCGCAGTTAAATCACCGCAACGGCAGGTTAGGTGTGCTCTTCACCGAACAAAAGTACCTAAGTAATGGGACCTCTCAGTTGAGAGCAAGATCAATGGCTCAGTTTTTACAATCAGGATGCACAAGTCGGCTAACAGGTTACATCGCCCTTGGCGAGCATTACTGGTGTCATGAAAAATGAAAGACACAACGATTTTACCAGTGGTACACGCATTCAAACCTAACATTAACCAAGCGACACAGAACAAAGTTGATCGGTGGGCCAGATTCAAAGACCAATGCAAACCAATAGATTGAATATCCAGAAAACATTTTGGTATCACCCTGCCAGTTCGTAACACTCCTTCGCACCTGAATGGTAGTTCCCGGAATATTGTATTTTGTTGAAGGAAATGCCAGCCAAAAACGGGGGTCTGTTTGCATTTGTGGTATCACTTATCGATCTTTAATTATATCTTAGACCCAAGCTCTGAATGTCGTCTTTTGCGCTCACACGCTCATGAGGGATCTGAAATTCGCTCATTTTTTATTGGATTAACCTTGCAAAGATCTTGGTGTCTGATGACATTTTCACACCGAGGGTTCTTTCCGTTCGCATAAATCTGGTAGAGCCTTTAGTGGTCCTGACTAGCTCACCGCGTACGTAGGATTATCCACAGGAGTTTCCTGATGGCGCAGAACATATCAGGAAGGATCCCAAATTACTCCGATTATCACAGTTGTGTCTGGGGGGTGTTCAATTCGTACTCTTTCCAGGGTAGTCATCATCTTAACTGTACAAGGGTCACACAagagaacttggatccggtaaacaacGACATTCGTGATTCAAACCAGTTGTTCGAGTCGTACTATATACTTGACAGAAATAGTAAGTAGTTTTTGTAATTCTAGGAATCTTGGTTATTATTGTGTCAAAGGGAGTCTATTTAGACATCCCCGCCAACCAAACGTGCAGACTAACGCTAGTCCAAGGGGGATGCTGCATGTAAACTACACACCGAATTGGTACTCACGTGGTTAAGACGGCAAGTTGTCCATCTCACTCGTTTGTGAGGCGACAGAAGCACCGTCATTAGTGGGAAGTGAGAGGCAACGACCGATTAACAGCCACTAATGGCATTAAACAAAGAGAGGGAACTGACGGACGGTGCACATACAAAAaaagcggcagagagaagaataaTGTGGGAGACTGTCAGGAAAGCTCTGTCTGAACAGAAATATGGCACGAAAACACAATCAGGAAACTTTACAATAAACAAGCCTCCTAGGGGGCTCGAACCCCTGACCACCAGCTTAAAAGGCTGGCGCTCTACCGACTGAGCTAAAGAGGCTGATCGAAAGCGATCTTTTTTTCGCTACCATACTATCTGTAGCCCGAATCGAAAGTCAGGTTTCCACGCATTTTTACGCAAAAAAGGAATTCTATTCTACTCCACATTCTACTTTATGGCCCGGCGGACAGTTGAGGGTTTGGATTGTCATTTCCCTACGCACTCAGTAGCTCGTCGCCAGTCtaaaaaggaagaagagggtcTCCGGCGGACCCCGTATCGAAGGTCAAAGGAAAGTAAATTCCACTCAGGCTGATCACTGTCTTCAGCTGGCAAGAGCTACAGACCGgaggaaacagggaaaaCACAATCCCACCAAACTGCAGACACAAACGAGACAAGTtgagcagaaaaaaggcatAGAGCCTCCTAGGGGGCTCGAACCCCTGACCACCAGCTTAAAAGGCTGGCGCTCTACCGACTGAGCTAAAGAGGCTGGAGTGAGGAAATTCCTCTGTTGCCCGCCCCGAACGGACggccgaggcgagagagaacgagaagtcGACGTATCGATTTCACTGTGAAGAGCGGAAATTGCTTGAGCGTCATTGAGATTCAGACTGCCTTTCCATCGGTTGTTTGGTCACTCGCTTCTCTGGGCCTGCTCCACTCGAACTGGGTAGGCTGTCAACTGCGCCGTTCCAGATTAGCTGTGTGGCACGCGTTTGCCGGACGCTGGTTTCTGCCAAGACAACCTTACCACAGATTCACTCCAGTCTGTGAAATTTCTCCTTTCGCTACCTTTGTcccctcgccttcgcgttttctctcctctcgtcgtcGACAGACGCCGTCTATGGAAAGGCAACGGCGGGAGCGAGTCAAGGTGCAAAGGCGACGGACAGGAAAATGGTGCTGAGAAAAGGAGGGCGCGAACAAGAAAAGCACACGCAAGTGTGTGTCTTCTGAGTCTGTCCGCAGCTGGGAGTCTGCCAGAAGAATGTTCCCCGGCGTAAATGTACATGCATCGCAGCTgatttctgcttctcgcaaCGCTTAGCGttcctctgtgtttttcctctctgcggagTTTCCGCggtcctctctgcctctctcggtTTCCCCCTCTGCCTCGGTGCACGGCCAGACCCACTTTTATCGGGCGAGAGCTTTATCGAACAGTCCACCTTGGGTCTGAGAGGAAACAGGTCGTTCTCTTTTTTAGCGAAGCAACTGGGGAGCCGCTTCGAGGCATTCGCCACGACAACACACATCGGAATTCCTGCCTCTGTCCGATCGGTAGATGCGATCTGTTCGCGATGTCTGCAAGCCCAAAGAGTGGCCGCTTTCCCGTGAAAACCGTCGGGAGTTGAAACGCTGGACTCTGTTCTGGAAGTCTCGTCTCGTTTTTTGAAGTGCACTCCTTGGAAGCCGGACTCCCTTTCAACTCCGAGATCGACCCAAGTTCATGGTCTGCTACGCAGAGAGACCCTTTTCGGGAGTCTTCATGGGCTCTGAGAAATTCcgcgcttcttcgacttcAGCATCGATCGGCCTACGCTGCTACTTCTTTCTACATGAGTTGCGTGCAGAACTTGCGATCGGGAAATCCACGCGCGAACCTGTCTGGTACGGAAGTCCCTCTGGTGTGTCTGCTCGGAACGGCCCAACGAACCGGAAGACATCCGTTTTGCTGTCGGTGTTTTCCGCTCTCGCTCGAGACCGCAATGCTCTTCCGTCTTGCTTCTCGAACTCCAGGTGACCGTCCTTTGCAAGATTaccttcgctttctcgctgcGCACTGCTGCCAACGGGAACCACAACTACGCGATACTTGCTCTCCGTCTGCTGCATCCGACCTCTCTGACTCTCCCTACACCTCCCTCtgtgtataaatataaatgtcgatgtg
This Toxoplasma gondii ME49 chromosome VIII, whole genome shotgun sequence DNA region includes the following protein-coding sequences:
- a CDS encoding hypothetical protein (encoded by transcript TGME49_269225), producing the protein MCVVVANASKRLPSCFAKKENDLFPLRPKVDCSIKLSPDKTPFSCPSPLHLDSLPPLPFHRRRLSTTRGEKTRRRGDKGSERRNFTDWSESVVRLSWQKPASGKRVPHS